Part of the Sphingomonadaceae bacterium OTU29LAMAA1 genome, GGGCGCCTAGCCGGAGCCTGTGGCCAAGTCAAGCTGGACAGGCACGGCGCGGGCCGTCACACGGCGGCCCATGACGACTGTTCTTCCAGGCCCCGACTGCACCACCATGAAGGAGGTTCGCGCCGGCGTCGACGCGCTCGATCGCGAACTGGTCGCGCTGCTGGCGCAGCGCTTCGCCTATATGGACGCCGCTGCGCGCATCAAGCCGGAGCGTGGGCACGTCCGCGACGAAGCGCGCAAGGCGGCGGTGATCGCCAATGCGCGCGCCGAGGCGGAGCGGCTGGGGCTGCCCGGTGGCGCGATCGCCGACCTGTGGGAACAGCTGGTGGAAGTGTCGATCGCCTATGAACTTTCTGCATTCGACGCACGCTGAGCCTCCACCCGACGTTCCTTCGCGCCGTTGAGCGCGGACAGAACGCCGCGCATCGTCCGCACCTCCTGCGAGGACCAGGCGGGTTTGGTCAGCAACGTGCGCAACGTGCGTTTCGAGGTCGCGACGCGATCGGGTGGGAAGAAGAAGTTTGCGCGCTCCAGCATGTCGTCGAGCTGGCCGATCATGCCCTCCAGCTCCTCCTGCGGCGCAGGCGGGTCGATCGGCGTCAGTGATGGCTGCGCCAGCGCCTGCCCCTTCGACCATTCGTAGGCGACGAGGATCACCGCCTGCGCGAGGTTGAGGCTGCCGAATTCGGGGTTGATCGGCACGGTCAGGATCGTGCGGGCAAGTGCGACATCCTCTGTTTCCAAACCAGAGCGTTCCGGCCCGAACAGGAAGGCCGAGCGTTCGGGAGCGGCATGGACCTCTCTCGCTGCAACTTCGGGAGTGACCACCGGCTTGGTGACGCCGCGCTTGCGGACGGTGGTGGCGTAGACGTGGGCGCAATCCGCCACCGCGTCGGCGACGCTGTCGAACACCTGCGCCCGTTCGAGCACGATGTCCGCGCCGCTCGCAGCAGGGCCGGCGTTGGGATTGGGCCAGCCGTCGCGCGGCGACACCAGCCGCATCTCGGTCAGCCCGAAATTGAGCATCGCGCGTGCGGCCTTGCCGATATTCTCGCCCAGTTGCGGGCGGACGAGTACGATGACGGGGTTCATTCGATACGCCCCGCCTGTTCGACGGTGCCGGCGAATTCCTCGAAATCGCGGGCTTCGCTGAAATCGCGATAGACGCTGGCGAAGCGGATGTAGGCGACGGAATCGAGACCCTTCAGCCCATCCATCACCATCTCGCCGATCCGCTTCGACGACACTTCGCTCTCCCCCTGCGTTTCGAGTTGGCGCTGGATGCCACTGACCAGCTTTTCGATGCGTAGCGGCTCGATCGGGCGCTTGCGCGTGGCGATCGAGACGGAGCGGAGCAGCTTCTCGCGATCGAACGCCTCGCGCCGGACGCCGCCCGACGCGTTGCTTTTGAGCACCCACAAGTCGCGGAGCTGAATGCGTTCGAAGGTGGTGAAGCGCGCCGCACAGCCTTCGCACTGGCGGCGGCGCCGGATCGCCGCCCCGTCTTCGGTGGGGCGGCTGTCCTTTACCTGGCTGTCGTCATGGCCGCAGAAGGGGCATCGCATTCAGGTATTTAGTCCTTGCGCTTGGCATAGGCCACGCCGGCGCCGACCAGTGCACCGAGCACGGGGCCGACGAACGGAATCGGGATCGCCACGACGGCGCCGATCGCGCCGTATTTGGCCATCTTCTTGCCGAGGCCGGGGGTGTTCTTGACAGTGGCCTGAACCTCTTCGATCTTCGACATGGCTTATCCTTGATAGATGGGGAAGCGGGCGCACAAAGCGCGCACACGGGTCCGAACGTTCGCCTCGACCTCCGGGTCCCCGTGTTCGCCCTTCTTGGCGAGACCGTCGAGCACGTCAGCGACCATGTGGCCGATCTCGCGGAATTCGGCGGGGCCGAAGCCGCGGGTGGTGCCAGCGGGCGAGCCGACGCGGATACCGCTGGTCTTGACCGGCGGCAGCGGATCGTTGGGGATGCCGTTCTTGTTGCAGGTGATGCCGGCGCGCTCCAGCGCCTCGTCCGCATCGCGGCCCGTGATGCCGAGCGGCGTGAGGTCGATCAGCGCGAGGTGGGTGTCGGTGCCGCCGGAGACGACATCGCTGCCCCGTTCCTTGAGCGTTGCGGCGAGAACCTTGGCGTTCTCGACGACGGCGGCGATATAGCTCTTGTAGCCGGGCTGCAGCGCCTCGCCGAACGCGACCGCCTTGGCGGCGATGACGTGCATCAGGGGGCCGCCCTGCAAGCCGGGGAAGACCGCCGAGTTGAACTTCTTGGCGAGCGCCTCGTCGTTGGTCAGGATCATGCCGCCGCGGGGGCCGCGTAACGTCTTGTGCGTCGTGGTGGTGACGACGTGCGCATGACCGAACGGCGTGGGGTGCAGGCCGGCGGCGACGATGCCGGCGAAATGCGCCATGTCGACCATGAAATAGGCGCCGACCTTGTCCGCGATCTCGCGGAACTTGGCGAAGTTGATGACACGGGGGTAGGCGGAACCGCCCGCGATGATGAGCTTGGGCTGATGCTCGACCGCGAGCCGCTCGACCTCGTCATAGTCGATCAGATGCGTGACCGGATCGACGCCGTACTGGATCGCGTTGAACCACTTGCCCGACATCGCGGCGCGCGCGCCATGGGTCAGGTGGCCGCCGGCGTCGAGGCTCATGCCAAGGATCGTCTCGCCCGGCTTGACCAGCGCCAGCATCACCGCGCCGTTCGCCTGTGCACCCGAGTGGGGCTGGACGTTGACAAAGCCGCAGCCGAAGATCTGCTTGGCGCGTTCAATCGCCAGCGTCTCGACCTCGTCGGATGGCGCGCAGCCCTGGTAATAGCGCTTGCCGGGATAGCCCTCGGCATATTTGTTGGTGAAGACCGACCCTTGCGCCTCGAGCACTGCTTTCGACACGATGTTTTCCGACGCGATCAGCTCGATCTGCGTCTGTTCGCGCTCCAGTTCGTGGGCGATGCCAGCGGCGATCGCGGGATCGGCATCGGCCAGGCTCTGCGAGAAGAAGCCGTCGTGGCGGATATCACTGAAATCGGTGGGCCGGGTGCTCATGGGTTCAGTCCTTTCGCGACAGTTTGTCGACGCGGTTCTGGTGACGGCCGCCTTCGAACGGGGCAGCGAGGAAAGCTTCGAGGCAGGCCTTGGCGAGGTCGGGTCCGATCAGGCGCGCACCCATGGCCACGACATTGGCGTCGTTGTGGTGCCGCGCAAGAGTGGCGGACAACGGTTCGGAAACGAGCGCGCAGCGACATGCCGGATCGCGGTTTACCGCGATCGAGATGCCGATGCCCGATCCGCACAGCGCGACACCGAAGTCCGCCCCGCCCGACGCGATCGCCTCGGCGAGTGCGTAGCCGAAATCAGGATAATCGACGCGGGCATCGGTATCCGGCCCCAGATCGATCGTGTCATGGCCCAATGCCGCGGCGTGCTCGACCAGCAGCGCCTTCAGCGCGACGGCAGCGTGATCGGAAGCGAAGGCGATGCGCAAATGGACGTCCTGTGGCGAGACGGATCGGATGCAGCGCGCCTTAGCGATGGATCGCCGCAATTGCCAGAGTCGGGGCGGAACGCAGTGGGTCGTTCGCGCGCTTTGCCCGACAGCCGACTAAATCTGGGATAAGAACATGACGCATTACCATCGCTCCAGGACCGGCCATCGGCGTCGCTCCGCTACGGTCGGCGACGATGTCTGAGCGTCCCGCCGGGCGGAGTGCGACCGCTGTCGGCGAATCACCGCTGATCCTGGGCTATGCGGGGCTGTTGCCGCAGATCGCTGCGGCGGCGACGTGCTTCTTCGGTGGCGCCAGCGACATCGGACCGATGTTCGCCTTCGGCTATGCCACTTTGATCCTGAGCTTCCTGGGCGGAATCTGGTGGGGTTTCGCGATGATGACGGCGGATGGTCAGGGGCGGATCGCCTGCTGGGCGGTGGCGCCGTCGCTATTCGGTGCCGCGCTGATCCTGCTGTCGATCGCCCATGTGCTGACGCTGAACTGGGCGCTGGTGCTGCTGGGATCGGCGGTGATGATGACCCTGCTGATCGACCGCCGTCTGGTCGAGGCGCATATCGCGCCGGAGGGCTGGCTGGCGATGCGCGTCCCGCTATCGATCGGCCTCGGCGCGCTGACGATCCTGTGCGGGATCATCTGCGGCGTATCGATGCCCTAGGCGGCCTTGCGCAGCTCCAGCCGGCTCCAGATCTCGACCAGCGCGTCGGTGAGTTCCCGCATCATTACCGGCGTATGGCTGGGGCCGGGCGTGAAGCGCAGGCGTTCGCTGCCGCGCGGCACCGTCGGGTAATTGATCGGCTGGACGTAGACGCCGTATTCGGCGAGCAGGATGTCGCTGATCCGCTTCGCCTTCACCGGATCGCCGACCATGATCGGCACGATATGGGTATCGCCCATCATCACCGGCAGACCGGCGTCGTCGAGCATCGTCTTGAGCAGCGTCGCCGAGGCCTGCTGCCCCTCGCGCTCGACGCTGGACGATTTCAGATGGCGGACGCTCGCCAGCACGCCCGCGACGAGAACCGGCGACAGGCTGGTGGTGAAGATGAAGCCGGGCGCATAGCTGCGGATGACATCGACGATCGTCTGGTCCGCGGCGATATAGCCGCCCATCACGCCGAACGCCTTGCCGAGCGTGCCTTCGATGATCGTCAGCCGATCGGCGACGCCTTCCTGTTCGGAAATGCCGCCGCCGCGCGCGCCGTACATGCCGACGGCATGGACTTCGTCGAGGTAGGTCAGCGCGTTATATCTATCGGCGAGGTCGCAGATCGCAGCGATCGGCGCGATGTCCGCTTCCATCGAATACACGCTTTCGAACGCGATCAGCTTCGGCACCGACGGGTCTTCGGCAGCAAGCAATTCCTCGAGATGCGCGAGGTCGTTGTGGCGGAAGATGCGCTTTTCGCAGCCCGAATTGCGGATGCCTGCGATCATCGAGGCGTGATTGAGTTCGTCCGAGAAGATCACGCAGCCGGGCAGTATCTTGGCAAGCGTCGACAGCGTCGCCTCGTTGGAAACGTAGCCGCTGGTGAACAGCAGCGCCGATTCCTTGCCGTGAAGGTCGGCGAGTTCGTGTTCCAGATCGATATGGTAATGCGTGTTGCCGCCGATGTTGCGGGTGCCGCCCGATCCCGCGCCGACGTCGTGCAGCGCTTCTTCCATCGCCTCGATCACCTTGGGATGCTGACCCATCGCGAGATAATCGTTGGAACACCAGACGGTGATCGGCTTCGGCCCATTGTGGCCGGCAAAGCAGCGCGCGTTGGGGAACATCCCCTTGTTGCGGAGGATGTCGATGAAGACCCGGTACCGGCCCTCGGCATGTAGGCGATCGATCGCCTGGGTGAAGACGCGCGTATAATCCACGCGCACGTCCGTGCCGTCGCTGCTCATGGGAAAGCCATGTAACCGCGCGAAGGGCGGGTTGCCAGTGGATAAAAGCGGTGGGCGTGATCGGGCGGGTGGGCATATAGTCCCACCCTGCCCCCGTTTGCCGTCACCCGGACGGCGGGATGGTCTACAGCGCTTCCATCTGTACGATACCATAGCCTGCCAGCGCCGGGGCCAGCGCGCGTTCGGCATCGTCGAGGCGGGTGAACACCGCGCGGTGGTGCGGCGTGCCGACGGGCCAGTCTTGCCCTTGCGTCAGAAAGGCGATTCGCCGGGCGATTCCCGGACCGCCGTCGACGAAGTGCATCCCCGGCGGTGCCGCCGCCGCCAGTTCCGCCGCGACCAGCGGGAAGTGCGTGCAGGCGTTGACGATCACGTCGATCCGCTTGCCGTCGGGCTGATCGAACAGGCCCGAGAGCACGGCGCGATACCGCCCGGGATCGGTTGCGCGGCCGGCAAGCTTCGCCTCGGCCAGCCGGACGAGTTCGGCCGAGCCGTGGCGCAGCACGATGCAATCGGCTGCGAACCGCGCGGCGAGATCGTCGACATAGGCTTGGCGCACCGTCGCCTCGGTTCCCAACACGCCGATGACGCGGCTGCGACTCGCTTCGGCTGCGGGCTTGATCGCCGGCACCGTGCCGACCACGGGCACGTCGAGCGCGGCGCGGACGACCGGCAGGGCAATCGTCGAAGCGGTGTTGCAGGCGATCACCACCAGCCGCGGCCGATACCGTTCGACCAGTCGCCCGAGCAACGCCGGCACGCGCGCCGCAATCTCCGCCTCGCTCTTGACGCCGTAGGGAAAGCCCGCAGAATCCGCCGCATAGACGATCGGCGCGTGCGGCAGCAGCGCTCGTGTCGGTGCGACCACGGACAGGCCACCGACGCCGGAATCGAAGAAGAGGATCGGGCCGCCGCTCATGCGATCTGCCCTTAGAGCGGTCTCCGGCGACCGCAAGCACGTGGTCGCCAACGGGCTTGAGCGAAGTTGGTGCACCGCCATTGGCGCAACCGCACCGAACCGGCTATGATCGTCCTCGATAC contains:
- a CDS encoding chorismate mutase, yielding MTTVLPGPDCTTMKEVRAGVDALDRELVALLAQRFAYMDAAARIKPERGHVRDEARKAAVIANARAEAERLGLPGGAIADLWEQLVEVSIAYELSAFDAR
- a CDS encoding RNA methyltransferase, whose product is MNPVIVLVRPQLGENIGKAARAMLNFGLTEMRLVSPRDGWPNPNAGPAASGADIVLERAQVFDSVADAVADCAHVYATTVRKRGVTKPVVTPEVAAREVHAAPERSAFLFGPERSGLETEDVALARTILTVPINPEFGSLNLAQAVILVAYEWSKGQALAQPSLTPIDPPAPQEELEGMIGQLDDMLERANFFFPPDRVATSKRTLRTLLTKPAWSSQEVRTMRGVLSALNGAKERRVEAQRASNAESS
- the nrdR gene encoding transcriptional regulator NrdR, whose amino-acid sequence is MRCPFCGHDDSQVKDSRPTEDGAAIRRRRQCEGCAARFTTFERIQLRDLWVLKSNASGGVRREAFDREKLLRSVSIATRKRPIEPLRIEKLVSGIQRQLETQGESEVSSKRIGEMVMDGLKGLDSVAYIRFASVYRDFSEARDFEEFAGTVEQAGRIE
- a CDS encoding small multi-drug export protein, coding for MSKIEEVQATVKNTPGLGKKMAKYGAIGAVVAIPIPFVGPVLGALVGAGVAYAKRKD
- a CDS encoding serine hydroxymethyltransferase, translated to MSTRPTDFSDIRHDGFFSQSLADADPAIAAGIAHELEREQTQIELIASENIVSKAVLEAQGSVFTNKYAEGYPGKRYYQGCAPSDEVETLAIERAKQIFGCGFVNVQPHSGAQANGAVMLALVKPGETILGMSLDAGGHLTHGARAAMSGKWFNAIQYGVDPVTHLIDYDEVERLAVEHQPKLIIAGGSAYPRVINFAKFREIADKVGAYFMVDMAHFAGIVAAGLHPTPFGHAHVVTTTTHKTLRGPRGGMILTNDEALAKKFNSAVFPGLQGGPLMHVIAAKAVAFGEALQPGYKSYIAAVVENAKVLAATLKERGSDVVSGGTDTHLALIDLTPLGITGRDADEALERAGITCNKNGIPNDPLPPVKTSGIRVGSPAGTTRGFGPAEFREIGHMVADVLDGLAKKGEHGDPEVEANVRTRVRALCARFPIYQG
- a CDS encoding RpiB/LacA/LacB family sugar-phosphate isomerase yields the protein MRIAFASDHAAVALKALLVEHAAALGHDTIDLGPDTDARVDYPDFGYALAEAIASGGADFGVALCGSGIGISIAVNRDPACRCALVSEPLSATLARHHNDANVVAMGARLIGPDLAKACLEAFLAAPFEGGRHQNRVDKLSRKD
- a CDS encoding DUF3429 domain-containing protein, translated to MSERPAGRSATAVGESPLILGYAGLLPQIAAAATCFFGGASDIGPMFAFGYATLILSFLGGIWWGFAMMTADGQGRIACWAVAPSLFGAALILLSIAHVLTLNWALVLLGSAVMMTLLIDRRLVEAHIAPEGWLAMRVPLSIGLGALTILCGIICGVSMP
- the hemA gene encoding 5-aminolevulinate synthase, translating into MDYTRVFTQAIDRLHAEGRYRVFIDILRNKGMFPNARCFAGHNGPKPITVWCSNDYLAMGQHPKVIEAMEEALHDVGAGSGGTRNIGGNTHYHIDLEHELADLHGKESALLFTSGYVSNEATLSTLAKILPGCVIFSDELNHASMIAGIRNSGCEKRIFRHNDLAHLEELLAAEDPSVPKLIAFESVYSMEADIAPIAAICDLADRYNALTYLDEVHAVGMYGARGGGISEQEGVADRLTIIEGTLGKAFGVMGGYIAADQTIVDVIRSYAPGFIFTTSLSPVLVAGVLASVRHLKSSSVEREGQQASATLLKTMLDDAGLPVMMGDTHIVPIMVGDPVKAKRISDILLAEYGVYVQPINYPTVPRGSERLRFTPGPSHTPVMMRELTDALVEIWSRLELRKAA
- the murI gene encoding glutamate racemase encodes the protein MSGGPILFFDSGVGGLSVVAPTRALLPHAPIVYAADSAGFPYGVKSEAEIAARVPALLGRLVERYRPRLVVIACNTASTIALPVVRAALDVPVVGTVPAIKPAAEASRSRVIGVLGTEATVRQAYVDDLAARFAADCIVLRHGSAELVRLAEAKLAGRATDPGRYRAVLSGLFDQPDGKRIDVIVNACTHFPLVAAELAAAAPPGMHFVDGGPGIARRIAFLTQGQDWPVGTPHHRAVFTRLDDAERALAPALAGYGIVQMEAL